In Notamacropus eugenii isolate mMacEug1 chromosome 1, mMacEug1.pri_v2, whole genome shotgun sequence, one genomic interval encodes:
- the TPM2 gene encoding tropomyosin beta chain isoform X3 codes for MDAIKKKMQMLKLDKENAIDRAEQAEADKKQAEDRCKQLEEEQQGLQKKLKGTEDEVEKYSEAVKDAQEKLEQAEKKATDAEADVASLNRRIQLVEEELDRAQERLATALQKLEEAEKAADESERGMKVIENRAMKDEEKMELQEMQLKEAKHIAEDSDRKYEEVARKLVILEGELERSEERAEVAESKCGDLEEELKIVTNNLKSLEAQADKYSTKEDKYEEEIKLLGDKLKEAETRAEFAERSVAKLEKTIDDLEETLASAKEENVEIHQTLDQTLLELNNL; via the exons ATGGACGCCATCAAGAAGAAGATGCAGATGCTAAAACTTGATAAGGAGAACGCCATCGACCGAGCCGAGCAAGCAGAAGCCGACAAGAAACAAGCAGAAGACCGCTGCAAGCAG CTGGAAGAGGAGCAGCAGGGACTCCAGAAGAAACTCAAGGGAACAGAGGATGAGGTGGAAAAGTACTCTGAGGCTGTGAAGGATGCCCAGGAGAAGCTGGAGCAGGCTGAGAAAAAAGCCACTGAC GCTGAAGCAGATGTGGCCTCCCTGAACCGGCGCATCCAGCTGGTagaggaagagttggacagggcCCAGGAACGTCTGGCCACAGCTCTTCAGAAGTTGGAGGAAGCAGAGAAAGCAGCAGATGAGAGTGAGAG AGGAATGAAGGTCATTGAGAACAGGGCCATGAAGGATGAGGAGAAAATGGAGCTGCAGGAGATGCAACTCAAGGAAGCCAAACACATTGCAGAGGATTCCGACAGAAAATATGAGGAG GTGGCCCGGAAGCTGGTGATCCTGGAGGGCGAGCTGGAGCGCTCAGAGGAGAGAGCAGAAGTGGctgagag TAAATGTGGGGACCTAGAGGAGGAACTGAAAATTGTTACCAACAACCTGAAATCCCTGGAGGCCCAAGCAGACAAG TATTCCACCAAAGAAGACAAATATGAAGAGGAGATTAAACTGCTGGGAGATAAACTGAAGGAG GCTGAGACCCGTGCAGAGTTTGCTGAGAGGTCTGTGGCAAAGCTGGAGAAAACCATTGATGATCTGGAAG AGACCTTGGCCAGTGCCAAGGAGGAGAACGTAGAGATTCACCAGACACTGGACCAGACGCTGCTTGAACTCAACAACCTGTGA
- the TPM2 gene encoding tropomyosin beta chain isoform X1, translated as MDAIKKKMQMLKLDKENAIDRAEQAEADKKQAEDRCKQLEEEQQGLQKKLKGTEDEVEKYSEAVKDAQEKLEQAEKKATDAEADVASLNRRIQLVEEELDRAQERLATALQKLEEAEKAADESERGMKVIENRAMKDEEKMELQEMQLKEAKHIAEDSDRKYEEVARKLVILEGELERSEERAEVAESRARQLEEELRTMDQALKSLIASEEEYSTKEDKYEEEIKLLGDKLKEAETRAEFAERSVAKLEKTIDDLEETLASAKEENVEIHQTLDQTLLELNNL; from the exons ATGGACGCCATCAAGAAGAAGATGCAGATGCTAAAACTTGATAAGGAGAACGCCATCGACCGAGCCGAGCAAGCAGAAGCCGACAAGAAACAAGCAGAAGACCGCTGCAAGCAG CTGGAAGAGGAGCAGCAGGGACTCCAGAAGAAACTCAAGGGAACAGAGGATGAGGTGGAAAAGTACTCTGAGGCTGTGAAGGATGCCCAGGAGAAGCTGGAGCAGGCTGAGAAAAAAGCCACTGAC GCTGAAGCAGATGTGGCCTCCCTGAACCGGCGCATCCAGCTGGTagaggaagagttggacagggcCCAGGAACGTCTGGCCACAGCTCTTCAGAAGTTGGAGGAAGCAGAGAAAGCAGCAGATGAGAGTGAGAG AGGAATGAAGGTCATTGAGAACAGGGCCATGAAGGATGAGGAGAAAATGGAGCTGCAGGAGATGCAACTCAAGGAAGCCAAACACATTGCAGAGGATTCCGACAGAAAATATGAGGAG GTGGCCCGGAAGCTGGTGATCCTGGAGGGCGAGCTGGAGCGCTCAGAGGAGAGAGCAGAAGTGGctgagag CCGCGCCCGGCAGCTGGAGGAAGAACTCCGAACCATGGACCAGGCCCTCAAGTCCCTGATAGCCTCGGAGGAGGAG TATTCCACCAAAGAAGACAAATATGAAGAGGAGATTAAACTGCTGGGAGATAAACTGAAGGAG GCTGAGACCCGTGCAGAGTTTGCTGAGAGGTCTGTGGCAAAGCTGGAGAAAACCATTGATGATCTGGAAG AGACCTTGGCCAGTGCCAAGGAGGAGAACGTAGAGATTCACCAGACACTGGACCAGACGCTGCTTGAACTCAACAACCTGTGA
- the TPM2 gene encoding tropomyosin beta chain isoform X4: protein MDAIKKKMQMLKLDKENAIDRAEQAEADKKQAEDRCKQLEEEQQGLQKKLKGTEDEVEKYSEAVKDAQEKLEQAEKKATDAEADVASLNRRIQLVEEELDRAQERLATALQKLEEAEKAADESERGMKVIENRAMKDEEKMELQEMQLKEAKHIAEDSDRKYEEVARKLVILEGELERSEERAEVAESKCGDLEEELKIVTNNLKSLEAQADKYSTKEDKYEEEIKLLGDKLKEAETRAEFAERSVAKLEKTIDDLEDEVYAQKMKYKAISEELDNALNDITSL from the exons ATGGACGCCATCAAGAAGAAGATGCAGATGCTAAAACTTGATAAGGAGAACGCCATCGACCGAGCCGAGCAAGCAGAAGCCGACAAGAAACAAGCAGAAGACCGCTGCAAGCAG CTGGAAGAGGAGCAGCAGGGACTCCAGAAGAAACTCAAGGGAACAGAGGATGAGGTGGAAAAGTACTCTGAGGCTGTGAAGGATGCCCAGGAGAAGCTGGAGCAGGCTGAGAAAAAAGCCACTGAC GCTGAAGCAGATGTGGCCTCCCTGAACCGGCGCATCCAGCTGGTagaggaagagttggacagggcCCAGGAACGTCTGGCCACAGCTCTTCAGAAGTTGGAGGAAGCAGAGAAAGCAGCAGATGAGAGTGAGAG AGGAATGAAGGTCATTGAGAACAGGGCCATGAAGGATGAGGAGAAAATGGAGCTGCAGGAGATGCAACTCAAGGAAGCCAAACACATTGCAGAGGATTCCGACAGAAAATATGAGGAG GTGGCCCGGAAGCTGGTGATCCTGGAGGGCGAGCTGGAGCGCTCAGAGGAGAGAGCAGAAGTGGctgagag TAAATGTGGGGACCTAGAGGAGGAACTGAAAATTGTTACCAACAACCTGAAATCCCTGGAGGCCCAAGCAGACAAG TATTCCACCAAAGAAGACAAATATGAAGAGGAGATTAAACTGCTGGGAGATAAACTGAAGGAG GCTGAGACCCGTGCAGAGTTTGCTGAGAGGTCTGTGGCAAAGCTGGAGAAAACCATTGATGATCTGGAAG ATGAGGTCTATGCCCAGAAGATGAAGTATAAGGCCATCAGTGAAGAGCTGGACAACGCCCTCAATGACATCACCTCCCTCTAA
- the TPM2 gene encoding tropomyosin beta chain isoform X2 has translation MDAIKKKMQMLKLDKENAIDRAEQAEADKKQAEDRCKQLEEEQQGLQKKLKGTEDEVEKYSEAVKDAQEKLEQAEKKATDAEADVASLNRRIQLVEEELDRAQERLATALQKLEEAEKAADESERGMKVIENRAMKDEEKMELQEMQLKEAKHIAEDSDRKYEEVARKLVILEGELERSEERAEVAESRARQLEEELRTMDQALKSLIASEEEYSTKEDKYEEEIKLLGDKLKEAETRAEFAERSVAKLEKTIDDLEDEVYAQKMKYKAISEELDNALNDITSL, from the exons ATGGACGCCATCAAGAAGAAGATGCAGATGCTAAAACTTGATAAGGAGAACGCCATCGACCGAGCCGAGCAAGCAGAAGCCGACAAGAAACAAGCAGAAGACCGCTGCAAGCAG CTGGAAGAGGAGCAGCAGGGACTCCAGAAGAAACTCAAGGGAACAGAGGATGAGGTGGAAAAGTACTCTGAGGCTGTGAAGGATGCCCAGGAGAAGCTGGAGCAGGCTGAGAAAAAAGCCACTGAC GCTGAAGCAGATGTGGCCTCCCTGAACCGGCGCATCCAGCTGGTagaggaagagttggacagggcCCAGGAACGTCTGGCCACAGCTCTTCAGAAGTTGGAGGAAGCAGAGAAAGCAGCAGATGAGAGTGAGAG AGGAATGAAGGTCATTGAGAACAGGGCCATGAAGGATGAGGAGAAAATGGAGCTGCAGGAGATGCAACTCAAGGAAGCCAAACACATTGCAGAGGATTCCGACAGAAAATATGAGGAG GTGGCCCGGAAGCTGGTGATCCTGGAGGGCGAGCTGGAGCGCTCAGAGGAGAGAGCAGAAGTGGctgagag CCGCGCCCGGCAGCTGGAGGAAGAACTCCGAACCATGGACCAGGCCCTCAAGTCCCTGATAGCCTCGGAGGAGGAG TATTCCACCAAAGAAGACAAATATGAAGAGGAGATTAAACTGCTGGGAGATAAACTGAAGGAG GCTGAGACCCGTGCAGAGTTTGCTGAGAGGTCTGTGGCAAAGCTGGAGAAAACCATTGATGATCTGGAAG ATGAGGTCTATGCCCAGAAGATGAAGTATAAGGCCATCAGTGAAGAGCTGGACAACGCCCTCAATGACATCACCTCCCTCTAA